TGAATgtgttttgaaaaaataaaaaaaagtaaaaaacagaatcataaattcataatgcAATAGATACTGTTATGACCCTGAGGTCACTCTagtatgtgatttttttttttgattcaAAGGTataatttaatctttaatttatCTAATTTCGTAAAATTAACTAATGGGTGGTTCAATTCTCTTATAGTTATGGTTTTCGACcatcttatttataagcaattATTTACATCCAAAACAATCCAGTCAACAAGACATTAGATTAAAGTAGCAGTATAGAAACAATTCGATCAAGAATAAAATCAAGAAACAGACTTAACCAAAAAGAAATAATcaagaaacataaaaaaaaaaataaaaaatacagcaATATCGACCCATGATAATAAGAATGGCCAAAACAAGGTATTACATTAAAGTTGTAGTATCACAATTAAAATCTAATTCAAGATCGAAGTGTGGAAATTAACTTCTTTGCGTCATAGGCCGAACCTAAATTAAGTCTGAACTTTTCCAAAGAATTCTTAAATTCCTCAAGAGATTGTAAATCCATATCATCAATAGGATTATTCCACCAACAAGAGGAAATCGAACCACTCTTCTCTGCCTCATCATTGATAGCTTGCAAattcttttcttcttccaaaAGTTTCTCAAGTTTATCTCCAATTGCCTCATAGTCAAGCCTTAGGGTTTCAACAATCTTCTCTTGCTTCTTTTTCTCACTATCTTGAATGGTGTCTTTTCCGGTCAAGAATTGTTGAATCACCGCATCGCAATTAGGATAGCCACATGTATAGAGCTCGTTGTTGGGTGATGTGACAATGAGTGCAGTTTTTGCGTTGCATAGAACAGAGAGCTCTGTTGCTTTGTTGAAAAGTGTAAGTGTAGAATTTGAGAACGTCATTTGAGACTTGTTTGATTTTTCCGCTTTCTTGATTTCACCAAATTTTCTCTTCCGAGTGTTGAGTTTTCCATTGGAAGCCATTAAACTCT
This portion of the Trifolium pratense cultivar HEN17-A07 linkage group LG3, ARS_RC_1.1, whole genome shotgun sequence genome encodes:
- the LOC123915289 gene encoding agamous-like MADS-box protein AGL62; its protein translation is MASNGKLNTRKRKFGEIKKAEKSNKSQMTFSNSTLTLFNKATELSVLCNAKTALIVTSPNNELYTCGYPNCDAVIQQFLTGKDTIQDSEKKKQEKIVETLRLDYEAIGDKLEKLLEEEKNLQAINDEAEKSGSISSCWWNNPIDDMDLQSLEEFKNSLEKFRLNLGSAYDAKKLISTLRS